Within Anopheles ziemanni chromosome 2, idAnoZiCoDA_A2_x.2, whole genome shotgun sequence, the genomic segment ACCACTAGGTAGCCTTATTACTaaaaacaaccgaaaccgaaaggtttcgcatttttttataaattgcaaaTTGCAAAACGGAATGGTCAGTAGAGGGTCAGTTAggttttttcaacaaaaatgtttGAGTCTGACTGAATGCTTTAATGTTATCAACATTGTGTTGCAATCAAATTGCTTAACCaatgtgttttctttgattattgtgtatttttttctatatCTGCCTGATAATGTTATTTTTGGTGGTTCAACTAGAAGCTTGCACTTGGAATTAATCAAAGATACTTTTAACTAAATTCTGAATCGACAGTGTATAGTATGGACCAAATACATTAACCAAATATACATTGAATATCGTTTTGTGATTCCAAACCGTCTCTCCCTAATAACGTGGTAAGCTACACGAGCGCATGCTGGGAAGCCTGTCGGTTACCTCATAAACCATCTTAAACGAAGGGCTAAAACACCACGCGAACACGCTTTAGATTGTTATCTTTATATCTGCCTTGGTCGCACTACTCTTTAgatgggaaaagaaagaaacagtcCAGCATATTAGTTTGCAGGAGGAACTGGGAATCACATACTATAACTCATTTTATCGTGCTTTGCTATCCACCGTGTGGATGAGCTTACATATTATGGTTTTGTCGTGTTATGCTTTATCATTGCTGCGATCGTTCCTTGTATGCCAGCATGGGTGTTCTTTCCATAGTCAAGTTATGCTATCAAACGCAGTTTTAttgaaaatgcaaagaaaaccaACCCTTAAAACGGTTGTAGGAAGGAAATGCAGCATACATACAATTCGCCATGCATGAATTACATAATATTCAAGCTGCCATTACCATCGACGATGCGTGAATGAAGTTTTAATCCTATTAATAATCTTTGTCAACAGTTTTCAATTGTACTATTCTGTTCCTCATTTGCACCCATTTTTTTAAGTACCACTATCAGCACTGGTTCCAAGTTCATAAGATTTCAACAAATTGGTATAATTCACAATCTCCTATCTCTACTCCAGTTTAACGCTTCCATTCGAAGAGGGGAGCAAAGGTTATTTTGTTACTCCATACAATGTGTTCCCAGCTACTAGTTTTACGAACGCTAAAAAAGACCATTCTAGACAGACAAACCAACTATTATAAGATACTAGACTGATATTTACATCCGGTTGTTGCTATCTCAGCGATTCCTTCGATGCTAAATGATCGATGGAGATGCTCTTACCGTGATAGATTCGTTTATTTACTCGATCGATGTATAAAACTCCACGTGCACTACATTACGAAACCCACCATGATCTGCGTCCGACAAAAGCTGTGCGATTACTCCCACATTCCATTATTATCAGATAGAATCAACAGTTCCTGATTGGCCCTCGTTGGTGTACGATAGTGGCTCCTTCTTCACGAACGATCCTCTTCCGTGAGACTCCGCCCACTGCACATCACAACATTCCACAGAAAAGTCGAGCGCAATGCTTTTCCGATCGTTCACAGCTTGGCGCACGATCAGTGTTGCGACGGCTGCCGTGATGTGAAAGTTTCTGTGCGTGCGCCGTTCGGGAACCATGTGCGAAAGAAGTGACAGTGGAAATGTGTTGATGGAAACTGCTCACATTTTACCCAAAGAACGGCTTCCACACAATGCCGGAGCTAGTCAGTCGTCCGACGAAGACGAATCTGCAAATCCTAAACTGACCTTTGGGATTGATCGGCTGCTGAGTCGAAGCAAGGACGATCACCGGCTAGAATGCGATCGCGAGCAATCAGCATCGCCATACTGCACCGGTGTGCAAAGTTGTGTCAATCAAATTGATAAGCGCAAACAGAGTGACGACGGTGATTGTTGTGACGAGTGTAGAGGTGATTCTTTCTCGGATAACGTACCGAAAGATTCCATTCTGCAGCATACCACATCGAAAGAAGGCCATTTTGGTGGTAAAGTAGTTAGTGCAGGTGTATGTTTACCCAGCGCAAGTGAATGCAGTGGAGATTTACAATATTCTGGAGTCACTGATAACTACCACGCTTACGGCTTTATAGCAAGCGAATATGACAGAAGAGTTCCTAAATTAATTCTCAAGCCGCTACCAGTCCGCGTTGGACATGGACCAATAGGTATACAAACATATTATTTGCAACTATTCACTTCAGTCTCCAGATTTCACGAATTTTCATTCGTTCCTAGCCCGttgctttaaattttataattgctATCCATGTATCTTCTGCGACAGTTCAATCGTAACATACCTATTTCgccaaaataaagcaccaacCAAACACGATAAATGGTTAATACACGTAACTAAACTGATTTCAATAAGAGTCCATTACTAAACAGAACAAGCTTAATTTAGGAATTCAATTTGTTAAACCAATTGGAATACATTGAACTTCAGAATACTACATTACATTGCTTGATCGTTTTGGTATTACAGTATCTTGTTTTGTCTcgaaaatatttctttcttatttaaaCACTTCGTAGACTCGGAGCAGAATCTTCTAAGTAAACTTTAGgcaaaaaataaagttttgaAAGTAAAGCAAACATAGTGTAGATCGAACGCAAATCCCTGTTGTAATAGCATACTTTTCGGATTTTTAGAGAGCCTAACCGAGATGGGCAAGACTAAACACACCACAGACAGTTATTACTCCAAATAAAAACAGGtttgaatgatgaaaaataaggTTGTGTACGTTAATGTTATAAGAAATGTGCTTGTGCAACTGCCCTCAGGTTTCATCATAGATTTTGACGATTGTATTTACTCAAATACTTCAATTGTATACAATGTagaattttaaaactattaaaatttAGCTACAATGCAAAAGTTTTCTAACTTAGGCAAAGACAAAAGCATGACTACGGTGTTATTTTATACAGTTCTCACGAATTTGATGCACTTTTCAGAATACTACGTTACCCCATCGAAATTATTTTCGttcataaaaagtggtaaacgTCGTGTATACGGATTGTGGCATGGACTGGAACAAACTGCGGCGGCCGATGCTTAAGCCTGTTGCGTAAAGGATGGATTGTAAATCaataattatttcaaacaaactcaATCGTCGGCACACACGCACCCGCACCCTCGCTTAAAAGTACCCTCTCTCTACCGCTGGAATGTTTACGTGTTGTTTATATCTGCCGTGAATATTTAGATCTAGATCTGACAGAAAGCGGTAACGACTTTTTATCCTGCACTCGAGATGGTTGACTAATGCCATCCCCTAACCATGCGCCAACCCCAGGCCAACCTTGTACTCCCTCCGTGGGCCCTTTGCCCCATTGCTGAACTCTATATTTTTTCGAAATAATCCTCGTTTTATTACTCACGCACCTCACGCGGGATATGGTCTacacgaaacacacacacacatggccTGCCGGTCATTCTTTCACCAATCATTCGTTGCGGCTGTTACTCGAGCAACGCGGCGAAACATAATTAATTACACCCAATAAACAATTCCAAGTGGATGCTAGAAGAGGTAATTCCAAAattatcgtttgttttgtttacaagaAGAAGCAATGCCCGCGTTTCCTCACATGCAGGGTGCATCTTTCTTCACGAAATTAGTTCCGTCCCTTCGTCCCTTTTAGCCTCCATCCTACGGAtagagattttgtttttttttcgttttctcccgCTCAACGTTACGGATTTCTTTCACTCCACTCGGCGATCGACTTATCTTGGGGCACGAACGGACGCAGAATTCTGGTTAGTTTGTTGTTCAAGTCCAAATAATCAGGCAAAACTGGTCCATATGTTTACGAAATAACAAAGAAATAACTGATGATAACATGTTGCATCTGTCGGGAAGGATGGCAATTTGTGTACTGTTGCCACCACACGGCCCATTGCCCCTTCCGGCTGCTCAACAAGATatgcttttatttattgaccATCATTCATCGATCTTGCATAGTCAGCATGATCGTATATTCGTTTGATAATGATGTCCTTGTCGAGGTAGCTCATTTTATGCACTGTGTTTCATCGGCACCATACACTGAGATTCTGTGGTTCACATGGAACTAAAACAGGACTTTTCTTATGCTGTGGAACTAAAACAGGAATAGTCGGATTGACAATTGGATTAAaggtttttcaaatttctcaAAAGCATATAAGTTTGGTAACTTTGGTAACATGTTACTCTTGGATAAATTTTGCAGGGGAAACAAGCCCACTTTTTCTCAATAATTTAAACTTTACTACATGAGAATATTTGTTACTGTGCGCACTTAATAAACCATAGTTAAAACTTATGTtgctttaatttattcaaaaataatactttgatGTGATTATAAATTCACTCCTAGTTGTTCACATGCCatgaaattgaacaaattttgtttatatAAAAATACAGTTTACTGTTTAAATGTGTACATAATGATTTTAGACGTACTATCGGAATTTGCGACTTAAATGGTAAATGGTTGGAACTAAACCAAGAAAAAATCTATCACTTCATTGATGTTATGACTCTCCAACAtcaagaaaatcgaaaagttTAGGAAATAGATGCCTAGTTCTCCATCATGATTATAATTCCACCCTTGCTATAATTTTCTTATGATAGGATTTATTATTAGTTGTACGATGATAGTTCTTGTGATTTGTTGCTGAACAGCaaactatttaaataaaatgtctaaacaacaacaaaactatgtaaaagtgaaaataatgGCCTCAAAATGTGTTGATGTAAtcttttcatgattttgtaaTGCTTTTATGAACTTTcctgttaaaacattgatcaTATTTCTCAAtaatcatcttcttcttcttcttggcgtaacgacctcttggtcatgcctgcccgttaagggcttacgagacttgtttccctgttgtacgtggatagtcagtcctctcgtcaGGAGAGGGTccagtctcggttgggattcgaacctcaATAATCATATACTCTGTATTATATCATATTATTTATCAGCTATTGAGACAATGCAataataaacatgttttttttattatttcgtgGAATGCGAAATGCGTTAATAAAAATGATGGATTTTTTGTCTATGCAGCATGTTATTactaataattattttgttatgATGTTATTTTTACTTACCTTCACTTGCATGAAAGTGTTACAGACACTTGTTGTCTAAATAGTTGACCGAAACTAACATCTTCAATTATACATCggattaaaatgttaaaaataaaaatgttgcaCTCTAAAATTGTATAGATTTGTAAAAGTCGAGATTAGGTTGTATAAAATATAATCATTTCCACAAAGATTTAATAGctcttttttggaaaattcttatttaacaaagaaaaaatccaTCACAACGAGCACTATATATAAAAGTGAAACTACTATTTTGGATGCATTAGGAAACCATAAATGGATAGATCCCCGAAACTAACCAGGAATGTTCCGTCACTCAAAAGGACCATACCATTATTCCTCGAATGCATAATATTAGAATATTCGGTTGGGAGAATTCTGTTACCCATGTTTCTAAGTCTTCTTCCATAAGACCGAGTACATAGAGGCCATAATCACCTTCCCAATAAACTAGAGAAAtatacgattttttttttgttcctggCAGGATGTAGTATGTTCCCCCAACAAACGCCGAGCATAGTGGCAGCGTTTCCGCACGGATCTTCAGCATATTTGGGAACAACATCATTCGAAAGCACCTCGCCATACGGTATGGACGAGCTGACGGAGGGGTCGGTGAACCAATGTTTGCTGCCACCAGCCGATTGTAGCAAATCGCGGTCGAACGATTACGCCGTCGGCAGCACACGGTTGGCAGGAGGACCAACATCACTCTCCCGGCGGAAGCGATCGTGGTCGAGAGCCGTCTTCAGCACGCTGCAGCGCAAAGGACTCGAGCGAACGTTTCAGGAGCAAAAATATATCACCAAACCTGATCGAAAACGACTTGCCGCCAATCTTGGGCTGCACGATGCGCAGGTATTTCGGTGACCTCGGCTCAAGGTGGATGCCTTACCTCCGATAACTCCTTTTTCCCTTAATTCATAGGTTAAAGTGTGGTTTCAAAACCGGCGCATGAAATGGCGGCACACGGTGAAGAGCACGTCGTTACTCGCGCCAACGCAGGATAAGCAACCGGAAAAGCGGATAGCAAGTAACGACATGCTATCGAAAGATTACAACTCCAGTGTAGCAGAAATTCTTACGCTTAGCATCAACGAAGACAGTGAAGACATAGAAGTTATTATAGATTAAACGTTACGTCACCGGTGCGTGGCAAAAAGGGAATAAAACTACTCTTGACCAATTTGCCTGTATCTATTGAATCCTTTCTACTCGCGttcttttttgaaaatatattctcTTATCTAGAAAAGTTTTCTAGAATTTTCCTCGAATCTCCTCCTAATAGAGTCGAAATAGAGTCGGTCTACAGTTGACTCAAAGCCTACAGTAATATGGCAGATCAGGGTTTTATCATCTGGAAATGCTTGTAAACTACTTGGTAAAAACATGTAGTTGatatacagttggtccccacagtacgcgaatgtttgggagcgaacgcaatagcgtatatcgaattttcgcgtattgcggatttcctctgccatatcgtttatacctcatattgaagagttgacactaagagggaaccgcttatttaacatcccggttgacagaaattgacattgttgctggtactatgtagttccagcaagagtcccagcaatctgccatggaaaaactacCTGgatacatgacagctgcaaaaaatttgaatttttgtcagcCGGGATATCTTCTATCCAAATcactaataagtgttccatttcttctaTTCCATTATCCAAATCTCTATTAAAAAGtgtatattaaaaacttcattctaccaaaacaaagtaaaattgactaatcagaaCTCAAGCAACTTTTTTAGAAAATCGCTATCTATGAGCGCTAactatgagctgtcagttttagaaaatcgcgtattgcgaattcgcgtattACCGATAGACAAGCCGTACTCCATTGTCCATTGATTTGTACGCTCTTGGCACTGCGAAGAAGAGGTTATAACAAGAAACAGCACAATATTCGTAAGATAAAGCAAACTTTGTTTATTCAATAGAAATTTATATAAGAAATCTATctatttgatttaaaacatATTAAGTGCGCATTGTTGGTAGATAGTTCAAGATCTTCTGCCTTTACATAAGACCACATGTGAGCACATGAGTCCATTTACTTGTATTAGCCTGTAAGAGTCGTGACGGTTGCGTAGGCTTTAGCGGGTGCAGCGTTAGGGCAGCGATGGCGACGGTCGGCATCCAACACTACTGATGCTGATgattgctgctgatgctgctgcggctgctgctactgctgcgtctgctgctgctgctgtggcggGTTGCGATCGCTACTGTTATAAATGCTGATCTGCATGTTGAATTTTTCACTCAAAAACGACTCCGTCGAGACACACTTCCTTTTCATTTCCGTGGCTGATTTCCTTTAACCGGTATCGGGGTTTCTTGTTGTATTCGTTTGCTGAATCAAATGAGATTTAACATTCCACGTGTTCCTTTTCACTAAGCGTCCCATTCGTGTCGGCTCGGGTCAGGGCGTTTTGCTTCTCTAGCGGTAGCTCCTCCGTCGATGTGCCATTTTCGACGCCCATCGCCGACTTCACCGGCAGCTGCTCCTCGCCAACAAACGGCAGAAAGGTACCACGCACGCTTTCAAACGCCTTCCGGAAGCCCAGCTTCATGTAGAGCCCGCGGGAGGCATCGTTTTCCGGGCGTATGACAACGAAAGGTATGTAGCCCCGTTGAATGACCAGCTTCGTCAGCGATTGTGCGACCTGAATGCCATACCTACGAGCATAAGACATCCTCGATCAGCACACGATGGCGAGGATACGGCTTCGCTCGAAACTTTTGCGGAAATTTTCTCAGTCATAGCAACACACTTACCCTTTTCTTCGGaatttcggtttcgtttgcaTCGAAAACATTCCACCGTAGTAGGATTGCAAGCTCCAGGCGGCCAGTTCGTTGTCCAAGTTGGTAAACACCCCGAAGCCCGGCAGCTGATGGACTAGTTTCTCGAACAGTTCCAGACATTCGATATCCCTGGCCGGATACAGATCGTGAATGTCCTTCACGTCGTCGATACAGAGCGGTTTCATTATCACTTCGTCCGCGGCCAGTGGCTCCAACGCTAAATCTAACTCGGCCGGGCACTCATGCACATAAATATCACCATAGATATGCCCGTCCAATTTTCCCTTAACCTTTTCACGAAATATCTCTTCCATCTTGTACATAATGCCTACATGGGTAAAGTTCATGTAAATTGGACTATGCCAATCGAAAAGAATGTCCTCGTCTTTAATCAGTTCCATTCGCTCTAGTCTGTCCGGTGGACAAAAAATACCTACGCTTTCGTTCGTCCTGTTATCCGGCTGCGGTCAAaagacaaaagaaaagcaaaatattttcattatttcactttgattttgttgttttcgatatCCTAATTCTTAAATCCAACCTTTATTTTATAATACCGCATCCCTTAGCAGTTCTAGACAAGATCCAATAAAATccatcttttttcgttttccgaaACGTGTCCAGAAAACTATGAAATAAACTATGGTGAACGTCGTGTTTTTTAGATGAAAGCGCGTTACATTACTTTGAAGGGATCAATAAAACAAGAGGCATTTTAAAGCCTTGGAACATCGACCCACGACCACGGTCCTAGGCAGTAAAAAGTATATTAAGCCCTTATTGGGACAGACATGACCCGAGAAAGCGTtagaataaacaaattttcaatttattatcaAGTAAAACGAGAACAGTTCGTTAGACAGATAAGGACGTGTTGCCACTGCAACATCGTTAGACGAATAAGGACATGTTCCACTTGAGCTATAAGAAAATAGTTTTCGAAGATAAGCAAACAGTCCTGATAAAATCGTTTGATAAATGGTggtgtgatttatttttcttaaaattaattacatcATGATATTTGATTAACTTTATAAGATTCCTCGAAGTTGGATCTTGGATTGGGTTCTAAATTTGTTTCGAATAAGTGAATTCACTAAGAGCCAAAATCATTTACGCCCTCATTACAGAAATTTTCAGCTAATTTAATATTGCGATGCTAACCTGTGCAATAATATATCGGAATGCATTTCTTGGGCTTTTCTtatgttattttcaaaaaaacgttaaatTGGATAGAATGTTTAGTGTATAAAAAAACCTTAAaattgatagaaaattaatttaattaatttaacaaaaaaaagtcaaccatttttgttcttcttcttggcgtaacgacctcttaagtcgtgcctgcccgttaagggcttacgagacttgtttccctgttgtacgtggataatcAGTCCTCTCgcacaggggagggtccggtctcggttgggattcgaaccaacgccgtcgaggtggtgagccccggcgcgctcatgggccgattttctaaacgacgctaccgctcggctgtcgcggacccccactATTTCGATAAGTTTCGTCGACCATTTAATAAGATTAATAATTTATGATTGAATTTGGATTCAAGTCGTAGAGTATGATGAGTTTGAACAAACGTCATGTCGAACTTTGTTTAATCAATGGTATTTAGAAAGATCCAAAACGTTGGATAATCTTCAAAAAGATATATACAATAACATCACAATCGTCTCttataataaattttcttGGTATGTTAAATCTTACCGTATATGTACAGCcagcaaaatgcaaacaaacaggaTCTTCAGGCCAAGTCTTTGCTctataaaattgaaattgccATACTCTATCATTCAGGTACGTTTGAATAGTTTGATGAAACTGAAAGAtataaagcaaatgttaaaattaatGGTCGTTAGACTAGCAAAAATGTTGCAATATTTAGTAATTAAGTCACCTTTAAGGAAtgcggaaaatatttttccagctCTTCCATCAATGCTGGGAGCTCGTGTTCCTTCACAATCACAAAATTTTTCCCCTCTGGTGCCAGCTCCATCCTTAAAACAGGCGTATGTTTCTAGCACTAGCTCACGTTATTGCTGCAATGAGAAAGTAAATAAGAATCGCTGAATTAACGCTCAACACTACCACGTTCAGTTTCCGTCACCCTTAACCATCAGTCCACAAGACCCTTCCTGTTTTGGAACTATCGTTTTAACGCGATTTGACTGACTCAACACCCACCTTGAACAAGTTTGGAAACATCTCAAGCCTTCCTAGCACCATTAACTGTCGCCACCGAAACTTTTGATCGCGAGTCTATTTCTTTACCTTCGCGTAAATCTTCCTTTGCGTGACCAACATTTGGTTTCGTGACCCAGTAGGACAAATCTACATGGCACTTTGCCTAGCAAAGTTACTGTGTCATTTTAACAGCCTTGGGCGCCGAAAGAGTGATATACTTTCAGCTTTAAGAATCCAGACCCCTATCAAGATTGAACAATGAGTAAATGGTTTTTGCAGCAACAATTGATTACTATaatcattatttttctttccagcaaCCCGACCTTAACCCAAATAAATAACATTCTAATGTTAACATGTTCGCTGGCCTATGCATGCGCTTTTGTATGTCGCATGGTGCATGCTTAATTGTACATAAAGTAAAATGCATACAACGCGGTTTGATATTTATGTAGAAGGGCAGAAGTTAGAATCGCCGCAGCACAGTGACATCATCCTCATGTGCATATGTATACGTTACCGGGCACTACTAGCCAGCCAGAGGGGGATCGGGAATGCTGCTAAATGACGTAGGTCgggcagaaaagaaaaaaaattacgctGATCCTTGTACGCAATACGACACCTATGCTTTTGAAGAGACCTCTCGACAAATCGCGGATTGTGGCGAAAAAGGATCAAACTGCCAGGCCGTACACCCGGCCGCGTACACATTTCTCCGGCTGGGAATTCTCTTCCTTGAATGGTGCGCCGTCT encodes:
- the LOC131293641 gene encoding homeobox protein H2.0-like, which encodes MDELTEGSVNQCLLPPADCSKSRSNDYAVGSTRLAGGPTSLSRRKRSWSRAVFSTLQRKGLERTFQEQKYITKPDRKRLAANLGLHDAQVKVWFQNRRMKWRHTVKSTSLLAPTQDKQPEKRIASNDMLSKDYNSSVAEILTLSINEDSEDIEVIID
- the LOC131293642 gene encoding uncharacterized protein LOC131293642 → MELAPEGKNFVIVKEHELPALMEELEKYFPHSLKFHQTIQTYLNDRVWQFQFYRAKTWPEDPVCLHFAGCTYTPDNRTNESVGIFCPPDRLERMELIKDEDILFDWHSPIYMNFTHVGIMYKMEEIFREKVKGKLDGHIYGDIYVHECPAELDLALEPLAADEVIMKPLCIDDVKDIHDLYPARDIECLELFEKLVHQLPGFGVFTNLDNELAAWSLQSYYGGMFSMQTKPKFRRKGYGIQVAQSLTKLVIQRGYIPFVVIRPENDASRGLYMKLGFRKAFESVRGTFLPFVGEEQLPVKSAMGVENGTSTEELPLEKQNALTRADTNGTLSEKEHVEC